In Triticum aestivum cultivar Chinese Spring chromosome 5B, IWGSC CS RefSeq v2.1, whole genome shotgun sequence, the following proteins share a genomic window:
- the LOC123112636 gene encoding U-box domain-containing protein 33, with protein MDAAGDSPEQSSSDSGERMKKVCVAVGAGSDSKSMVLWALHKFPKESGAVSLVLLHVYPQPKLIPIMGARIPASQVQEQELIAYKKMELQTISDTLDQHLLLCAQEKVQAEKLVVESEDVAEGLVQLIAAHHVTDLVMGAAADKHYTREMRALKSKKARAVEQRADPSCKRWYICKGTLVYRRNAVPLGHEALPEGTHESSAQQFSVDRSTSMSETWCVSSTWLHKPHARLQMERTTPCRSDNNEKEIVKEDEADNKFQHMLRELESVRKQAYEEKHGREKAEQDLFEAFQKARVSENMYLGEVKQKNEIEEKLATVMEEVESLTETTDGLCAKLQEERKKRSALEKRTAHSDRIIKDLMLQRDKAVREVEALHAKKGESSATAEGTMHITELSSSEIKDATNNFDHSLKIGESVYGSVYKGFLRHTNVAIKKLNLESTESQSQSQFNQEIEILSRVRHPNLVTLIGACKDAQALVYEYMPNGSLDDRLACKDNSKPLNWQLRTRIISHVCSALIFLHSNKPHSIVHSDLKASNILLDGNNVAKLSGFGVCRMVTDEFRDTTTLYRHTHPKGSFVYIDPEYVMTGDLTPLSDVYSFGIVLLRLLTGRPGFGLLRDVQRAVEKGCLGAILDSSAGGWPAMQAEQLARVGLKCCEIRRKNRPDLQKEVWTVLEPMLKPASIMLCSLSFKSVSEDLGGVPPYFICPILQDVMREPLIAADGFTYEAEAIREWIDSGHHTSPMTNLELLHRDLLPNHALRSAIQEWLQTDAQ; from the exons ATGGACGCGGCCGGCGACTCACCCGAGCAGTCATCCTCCGACTCCGGCGAGAGGATGAAGAAGGTGTGCGTGGCGGTGGGGGCTGGGTCCGACTCCAAGTCCATGGTGCTGTGGGCACTGCACAAGTTCCCCAAAGAATCCGGCGCCGTCTCCTTGGTGCTGCTCCATGTCTACCCCCAACCCAAGCTCATCCCCATCA TGGGTGCCAGGATCCCTGCTAGCCAGGTGCAGGAGCAGGAGCTGATTGCATACAAGAAGATGGAGCTACAAACAATCAGTGACACTCTGGATCAACACCTGCTATTATGTGCACAGGAAAAG GTACAAGCTGAGAAGCTGGTGGTGGAATCAGAGGATGTAGCAGAGGGGCTGGTGCAGCTCATCGCCGCGCATCATGTCACTGATCTTGTCATGGGGGCAGCAGCTGATAAGCATTACACAAG GGAAATGAGAGCTCTCAAGTCCAAGAAAGCACGGGCTGTGGAACAGCGGGCGGATCCTTCCTGCAAAAGATGGTACATTTGCAAAGGAACGCTCGTTTACCGTAG GAATGCCGTTCCCCTTGGCCATGAAGCACTACCGGAAGGTACTCATGAGTCTTCTGCTCAACAGTTTTCAGTGGATAGATCGACTAGCATGTCGGAGACTTGGTGTGTTTCAAGCACATGGCTACACAAACCACACGCCAGGCTGCAGATGGAAAGGACAACTCCGTGCAGATCAGACAATAATGAAAAG GAAATTGTCAAAGAAGACGAGGCTGACAATAAATTCCAGCATATGCTCAGGGAGTTGGAGAGTGTAAGAAAGCAGGCTTATGAAGAAAAACACGGTCGTGAGAAAGCAGAACAGGATTTATTTGAGGCTTTCCAAAAA GCACGAGTCTCCGAGAATATGTACTTAGGAGAAGTGAAGCAAAAGAATGAAATCGAGGAAAAGTTGGCAACAGTAATGGAGGAAGTTGAGAGTCTCACAGAAACAACTGATGGACTTTGTGCAAAGCTTCAAGAGGAACGCAAGAAAAGATCGGCCCTGGAGAAAAGAACTGCCCATTCTGACCGTATCATCAAGGATTTGATGTTGCAGCGCGACAAGGCTGTAAGAGAGGTAGAAGCACTACATGCAAAGAAAGGAGAGTCCAGTGCAACCGCGGAGGGGACGATGCACATCACGGAGTTGTCCAGCTCAGAGATCAAGGATGCAACCAACAACTTTGACCACTCATTGAAGATTGGAGAAAGTGTTTATGGAAGCGTGTATAAGGGATTTCTTCGGCACACAAATGTAGCCATAAAGAAGTTGAATCTCGAAAGCACAGAATCACAGTCACAGTCGCAGTTCAATCAAGAG ATAGAGATACTCAGTAGGGTGCGGCATCCAAACCTGGTCACTCTTATTGGAGCTTGCAAGGATGCTCAAGCTCTTGTCTACGAATACATGCCGAATGGAAGCTTGGATGACCGCCTGGCTTGCAAGGACAATTCTAAACCTCTTAATTGGCAGCTGCGCACCCGCATCATTTCCCATGTTTGCTCCGCACTCATCTTCCTCCATTCGAATAAACCCCATAGCATTGTCCACAGTGACCTGAAAGCATCTAACATTCTTCTAGATGGAAATAATGTAGCAAAGCTCAGTGGTTTTGGCGTGTGCCGAATGGTCACTGATGAGTTCAGGGACACAACCACTCTATATAGGCATACCCACCCAAAGGGATCTTTTGTGTACATTGATCCTGAATATGTTATGACTGGTGATCTAACACCGCTATCTGACGTATACTCTTTCGGAATCGTGCTCCTGCGCCTCTTGACTGGAAGACCAGGATTCGGGCTGTTGAGAGATGTGCAACGGGCTGTGGAAAAGGGTTGCCTGGGAGCAATATTGGATTCATCTGCTGGGGGCTGGCCAGCTATGCAGGCTGAGCAATTGGCTCGGGTGGGTCTGAAATGTTGCGAGATCAGAAGAAAAAACCGTCCAGACCTGCAAAAGGAGGTTTGGACTGTACTTGAACCAATGTTGAAGCCTGCTTCTATTATGTTGTGTTCCTTGTCATTCAAATCAGTATCAGAAGACCTTGGTGGTGTGCCGCCCTACTTCATCTGTCCAATACTACAG GATGTCATGAGGGAGCCTCTAATTGCTGCAGATGGCTTTACCTACGAAGCCGAAGCTATAAGGGAGTGGATTGACAGTGGCCACCATACATCACCCATGACAAACCTTGAGCTACTCCACCGTGATCTTTTGCCGAACCATGCCCTCCGTTCTGCAATCCAAGAATGGCTGCAGACAGATGCACAATAA
- the LOC123114906 gene encoding uncharacterized protein → MSKKAVLRKCSQVWVVINGKYLSTSNDHLEHTGGTGYGGSSEFLPSMHELSDESDGYATPPSDFYVSFQEDDVMDEYGVIPMDGDGQLEKVLLMTSESAACVNKIN, encoded by the exons ATGTCAAAGAAAGCGGTTCTTCGTAAATGCTCTCAGGTTTGGGTGGTGATTAATGGCAAATATCTGTCCACTAG CAATGATCATCTGGAGCATACTGGAGGCACTGGATATGGAGGGAGCTCTGAGTTTTTGCCATCTATGCATGAGCTGAGCGACGAATCTGATGGCTATGCAACACCACCAAGTGATTTT TATGTATCATTTCAGGAAGACGATGTCATGGATGAGTATGGGGTGATTCCAATGGATGGTGATGGACAACTGGAAAAG GTGTTACTTATGACTTCTGAAAGTGCAGCTTGTGTTAATAAAATAAACTGA
- the LOC123112637 gene encoding U-box domain-containing protein 33-like: MSEESEKLMEEMEKLQRKLKELQDEGHNHEESILSPRRKNVLLKEKMLPKQRYPELQIPEHIVQYSMSHIGKATNNFYSRNLIGEGGYGLVYKGKLGGVPVAIKLLRPHGKPHGRQGFPEYQQEVVVLSRIKHPHIVKLLGVCPESCGLVYEHLPNGTLMDGLSKGLPWKDRIRILAEQRSALAHLHSSRPNAIIHADLKLTNILLDAGNVSRLGDFGTARVVQIKPLEEDTICRRTNPMGTMGYMDPVFFTTGELTAESDVYAFGVVILQVLTGLLDLNIVEQVQEAMKMDAAHGLLDASAGSWPEVQAERLMRLALRCCNLERNRRPAATSDADWRSLDILRTMATASKSRKWSHAN; encoded by the exons ATGAGTGAAGAGTCTGAAAAATTGATG GAGGAAATGGAAAAACTACAAAGGAAATTGAAAGAGCTGCAAGACGAGGGGCATAATCATGAAGAAAGCATCTTGTCGCCAAGAAGAAAGAATGTATTGTTGAAGGAGAAAATGTTACCAAAACAAAGATACCCAGAGCTGCAAATCCCAGAACATATTGTGCAGTATTCCATGTCACATATTGGGAAAGCGACCAATAACTTCTACTCAAGAAACCTCATAGGGGAAGGAGGATATGGCCTAGTGTACAAAGGAAAACTAGGTGGCGTGCCTGTGGCTATCAAGCTGTTGAGACCCCATGGTAAACCCCATGGTAGACAAGGTTTTCCAGAGTATCAGCAGGAG GTCGTTGTGCTGAGCAGAATCAAACACCCACACATCGTGAAGCTGCTCGGCGTGTGCCCGGAATCATGCGGCCTCGTCTACGAGCACCTCCCCAACGGCACACTCATGGACGGGCTCTCCAAGGGGCTTCCATGGAAGGACCGTATCAGGATCCTCGCCGAACAGCGTTCCGCGCTGGCACACCTACACTCCAGCCGGCCCAACGCCATCATCCATGCGGACCTGAAGTTGACAAACATCCTCCTCGACGCCGGGAACGTGAGCCGGCTAGGAGACTTCGGGACTGCACGCGTCGTGCAGATAAAGCCGCTGGAGGAGGACACCATCTGCCGGCGGACGAACCCGATGGGCACGATGGGGTACATGGACCCCGTCTTCTTCACGACGGGCGAGCTCACCGCGGAGTCGGACGTCTACGCGTTCGGCGTGGTGATCCTGCAGGTCCTCACGGGGCTGCTCGACCTCAACATCGTCGAGCAGGTGCAGGAAGCGATGAAGATGGACGCCGCGCACGGCCTGCTGGACGCGTCCGCCGGCAGCTGGCCGGAGGTGCAGGCTGAGCGGCTCATGCGGCTGGCTCTGAGGTGCTGCAACCTGGAGCGGAACCGGCGGCCAGCTGCCACCTCCGATGCTGACTGGCGATCGCTGGACATCCTGCGGACCATGGCGACTGCAAGTAAATCCCGGAAATGGAGTCATGCAAACTGA